Sequence from the Rhinatrema bivittatum chromosome 6, aRhiBiv1.1, whole genome shotgun sequence genome:
tttgttgccagaggatgtggttagtgcagttagtgtagctgtgttttaaaaaaggattggataagttcttggaggagaagtccattacctgctattaattaagttgacttacaggccgatacagtacagtgcactccggtgcaggttaacagtgcactccggtggagtgcactgttaacctgcatttggacgcgcgttttcgacgcgctagctttaccccttattcagtacagtgcactccggtgcaggttaacagtgcactccggtggagtgcactgttaacctgcatttggacgcgcgttttcgacgcgctagctttaccccttattcagtaaggggtaatagcgcgtcgaaaacgcaaatgcatgttgatggccctattagtcatttccgcgcgatacagaaagtaaaatgtgcagccaagccacacggtaccagaaaagtgcacagaaaagcagtaaaaactgcttttctgtgcaccctccgacttaatatcatggcgacttaatatcatggcgatattaagtcggaggtcccgaaagttaaaaaaagttaaaaaaaaatgtaaaacgggctcgcaggttgaaaaccggatgctcaattttgccggcgtctgctttccaaacccgtggctgtcagcgggctcgagaaccaacgccggcaaaattgagcgtcggctgtcaaacccgctgacagatgctgctcctgtccaaaaagaggcgctagggacgcgctagtgtccctagcgcctctttttaccgccggccctaatttaaatattttagattaCTGAATTGCGTGCAGAGGACACaggcctgtgtgcgcgccaggagagcgggcgctcgcccgctctcccgcgaactttactgaatcggcctgttagaaaatagccactgctattactagcaacagtagcatggaatagacttagttcttgggtacttgccaggttgttatggcctggactggccactgttggaaacaggatgctgggcttgatggacccttggtctgacccagtatggcatgttcttatgttcacagcgAACATGAAGGCCCCTGCATGCCTCACGACACACTCCactcacggcaaagatgaaggccctggtgagcaTGAATGTATGTAGAGAGGTGTATGTttgtgaggaggggaaggggatgtgtgagagggggaggggtgtgagagaagggaggagagtgggagagaggagaggggagggggttgtgagagaggagagggggtgtgaggagtggagggggagggagtgtgagaaaggggagggagggggtatgagagagaggagagggtgagagagaggagggggaggggaggatgagaaatgaggagggggagggggtgagagagagagagcagagagaaggGGTTCAGAcacagagagcaggggggtgagtaggagggtgtgagagagaccagggagggtaagctgggggggggggggggtgagagagagcaggggggtgtttgagtgtgggtgccagagagaggaagcctatatgaggagatggtgaagtagtgtgtatgtgtgtgagagattgggaactggtgtgtatgaaaaagggatcttgTGTATGTAAGGGTgccagcctgtgtgaagggattgtgtatgtgtgagagcctatgtgaaggggtgcatgaaagagagacataggtagcctgtgtgagggtgtatgtgtaagagagaaagggagcttgtgagagtgggcatgcaagagagagggaccctgtatgaggggatgtgtgtatgcaagagagtaAGGgcgcctgtatgagggtgtgtgtatgtgtattagagagagggagcatgtctgtgagagagggagggacagagggagcctgtgtgaggggcagtactgagaacggggtcaaactctgggactggtgatagagtggaaggggttgagcctagaggttgCCCTCTCAGGCAAAGTGGCccggggagtagggagagcaagtggaagggacactcttacagtgaatttctagggaaattctgctcaaaatatttaaaattctgcatctttaagtaataatttttttctgtattaatttaaaatgtaattacttaaaagactgtcatgtaaattgtattattttgaccaatataaagtttgcagaattttaagtttttgtgcgcagaattttatatttgtttgcacagaattcccccaggtgtAATGGAGTTATAGACATGgaggaaacatttaaaaaatgagaaagaaatgagaggaatactagaaaataagctttaaaaggaaaaggaaggtctaaggcagagaggaaactgagaagaagccaagagccagcagagactgaagagagattCAAACTACAGACCCAAAGGCTGGAAAATGTTTATTTGaagtttggtgaagatttctgtgctTGCTGAGCAGGGTCAAGGGTGGAGGGAAGTTGGTATTTGCTCTTTGCTTCCAGCCCTACAGTCATCAGAGTAGATAAGTTATTTTActggaagggggaggaggttgaGGTTGAGGTGGCATGTGATATCATAGGCTCAAAATCTCTCATAAAAATTGGCAGTTCCAGTATTGAGAGGGGCTGGAGTCAGATAAGCATTGCTCACATTGCTACAAAAGTCAATAAAACATTCCCCTGTTATATCCCACCAGAGAGGACAATTATCTCTGGGGTTTCCAAATCCAGGGCAGGAAGCAGCACCTGGAGCTGTGGCCCTGGAGCTGGGAAGatattaactgctgagctgccGGGATTCAGGGCACGCAAGAAGTGGATTTTGCCTTATGTGGACTTTGCAGATATGGATCTGGCACCGGACTGGAATCTGTGAGTGCCAGGAGGAGGCAGGTTATAGTTCCAGAAAAAAGTAGTGTCTGGACTCAGGGATTGCAGAGCAGAGAAGTGATTCAAGCTTGCAGAGGCGGGGAAACACAGACTGAAAGGCGAGCAGAGCCTGCCAATGAAGAGAAGCCTAACATGCTGATAAGGGATGGGGATCAGGtgaaccaagcctgcagaggagggcaactaGCTAAGGAGGGGTGATGAAGAACCTGCTGGGGAGtgcagggatgggaagaggaactgggagggAATCAGAGAAGGACAGGTCAGTGGAAAATGGGGAGCAGAGCattctaaggcagtggttctcaacgtttttcccatcgtgacacacctgacagaccacgctcacatgtgtgacacactgctcattacagttcaaggcggaaataaaaaataaaggcccagtattatttttttttgttaagaattacttaagggaaagatacatatgctgtctgaacagaaattgcataaatagtaaacatcccacaccaaaacagcaccaatttccagaactcaaacagtaaacaccttacttaagaaaaggcaacactgacaatattacaccaggccttaagtcACCAAtaccctattaggaaaacggaacaagccaggctgctatagagccctacacagaaactacacgccagcagaaaacctcacctgaatcacatgtgctaactctcacctaacaaagaataaagagaccaaaacgcatatctagaagcatgcagaaaaaactgaattggaaactgcaacaagccagggtctctgtatgcagtgtaacaaaggaaaaagagcaacatcaccagtccttataaaacaacaATAAGAACAGattactaacaaaaagaacagattatttcaaaacagctgatgaatggaatatccaataattaaaaacatataaaaaatttctagataccaataaaatatttcaaaatagcagacacaaaggcccaataatgaaaaataatgatacaaaaatgttttgctctgcatacctgggaatgtttgatatccaggtgccctgagaatGTTTTGATTTAGCAGGAGgaaggatggtttgcttgcaactttctcctctctctcacactggctctcaatcactcacatatacacgtgctttttctctctcacttatatagactcttaattacacatttacacacatgctttcacgcTTACACATTCAGGCTTTCaatcgcacacatacatgctgtctttttctctcacacacagactctcattcacatgcttacacacatgcgctctctctttctctcatttacacacaggctctcaatcacatactcacatgctccctcacctaaaccagctctcaaatcacacacagacacacatgctctctcttttacttatacacacaggctcttaatcatacatacacatgatctctctcacacacaaaggatctcaattatacacacatactctttcacataaacaggttctcaatcatacacttacattcatgctctctctcacacacaaaggatctcaatcacacacatactcaggcctcaatcattcacatacatgctgtctcattcacacacacacacagcacctgaaacacatatgcttgctcattcactctccccccccccccccccgaactagcgacagcagcagccattccacttccaaccctaaaggcagcagcaacctccttcactttcagacctcacggagaaaggagtcccatcagccgtgGGGGTTGACATTGTCCTtcgtttttctctgagccgcgctgttcattcctcaggccgcgcctctcttctcttcttcaggccgacgctgcccgcactagcatggtctcttcttcccgcgcacgcacccgctgctcaccacttcctcttccggggcgtgggaagaagagagcacgctggtgccgctgactccagctgtcctgccgcgttcggCCCGTGCTTTCATCGTTTTAAGCTcgggtggaggacctatttcgctcgggtagggggagcagctgggtcagcgggggaccgggaagtgtggtgacacacctgcgtgtgcttggtgacacactgatgtgtcacgacacaccagttgagaaccactgttctaaggGGATATAGGGAGTGGAGATGGAAGAGGGGAATTAAACCCTTCCCCCAAATATTAATTTCAGAGTATGCCCAAGCAGGAAGGCAAGAATTAAAAGAGTATCAGGagtaaggagaggagaggaaagagattaGGAGAATGATAGAAAGGGAAGGTTGAGTGGTGGCAGAGAGGGTAGGGGAAAAGACTGTGATGTGGATGGgttaatggggaggggggagggggaggagggaggagggaggaggctggTGAGGATGAGCTGGAATTGGGGAGAAGAACTATTTGTGGGTCTTTGAGTGCTTCCCTGGCTTTTGCTTTGGCCAGGAATCTTTCCTATGTTCAccctgctcctctctggacatttaaatacaggctggtCAGTCATATTCATATCCCACTGTGTTCTggattttgtggggtttttttagctgGGCGCTGTAATTTGTTTTGAGTTCAGCTCCTATGCCCCTGACATTTTCCCAGCCTGCATctacttctctctttctcccacagcTCTTCTCTCCCAgtccctcttcccctcacagctcctcccctcttcctctcccagccaggcttccttctttcagttcctctctCAGCCAGTAGCCCCTCTTACAACCAATTCTCAATaattctctcacccccccccccctcaccctgcTTATACCTCTTCTGTCCCTCTTTCCCTTGAAAGCCCTTCTATCAGCATCTTCCCCCACCTTCAATGTACCTCAATCTGTCTGTCCTAGGCGGCTGCTGCTGTCTCCATCTTCATTGCTCAGACATTCCATAGCCAATGGGCTGCTCTGCTTCAAAGCATGTAATCTGGAGGCAGGAGGCGGGAGCAATAGCTAGGAGAAAGAAATCACTGCCTTACTACTACCTTCTCCCATATTCCTGCGGCACGACTCAGCTCCTGATCCACAGAATACAGGAGACAGTCCTggaggtgctcaagcacccacagagctggcgaCTATGAGTGCGGAGAAAGGGTTTAACAAAATATCGTAAAATGTGCAGCATAAGCCCTATGAAATGATGCTTAAGGATGTAAATAAGTTCGCACTAAAGAATAGTTTTCAACCTTTTCAAAGCCAAGGAGCAtctacattaataaaaatgttgtgtggccCACCAGCCTTTCCAGAGCAGACAGTGCAGGTGAAGAGAAGCCTCATATGGGCCATAAAAAGAGCGCTAAGGAAGCACCAAataccccccaccaccaccaccaccaccaccagtctctcttccaaattttaaaccaAAGTCACAATTGAACTGTattccagtgatttttttttttaattaacaggAAGCTCTGGTGGCACTCCCACGCCACCATCTTTAACCAGATGTTGTTGCATATATCTGAATACCTTATCTGTACAAGTTTTTAttgtttcttcattttttcaCCCCCTgctaaatgtaaaccagcatgatgcgaTCCGTATCGCATCATGCATATAGAAATGCATATAGAAatgcatatagaaagacagaTAACAAGACATCAGTCTaaggtttagctggataagtgcctgaaatatttaaaaagtcagcatttagccagataattaacttgtgagttatctggctaaattcccctgaatatggacctcacgtTATGCAGATAACTACTGTTGGTTTTGTTCCTCCAGTCATTACCCTACATGCTGCCAGCTAATACTcacactttggggccgatgcaagaaAGGTGCACTGAAAATGGGCGCCgagtgttcagcgcccactttcctaacgcacccccaggtacctctcctgggggcgcgatgcaatatttaaattagggctcacgctgtcaaggaagcgctaggggcgattgcgcgcccctagcgcctccttgacagggTGTGCCTGAGAGAGGTCTGCTGTCGGCAGATGTCCGCTGGTTAAGAAAATgaatgctgaatttatcagcgtcggttttcctaaccgacGAACATCCATGGGTTAGGAAACTGGttactgataaattcagcgtccattttccgatcCTGACTGCCCACACCTTTcctgacctgccctaagctccctccccctgagggagcttagggcaggtcaacggagtgaataaatcaatattaaagtgtcgggcatttaatattaatttattcactccttcacttattgctgattgatccattcactgtcacatgtcagtgaaaagaccaatcacctttcagaaggctgtcctgaaagaagattggtccttttactgacaaatatcagtgaaaaggaccaatgggaaataagtgaaggagtaaatttaatattaagtgccctacattttaatattgatttattcactccttatGGGTGATGGCAGTCGGGTTCGAAAAagggatgctgaatttatcagtatCCCTTATCCTAAACACAGCCAGGgcttcaggaaacggacgcttgtcaactgagcatctgtttcctgcacccgactgggcaggcattaatttctgagtgcaaaaatgtgcatcttagacgtacatttctttttttgtattcggagtgaatagctaatagcctcattcacatgcatgtgCTCGGCTGAACGCACTGTATTGCACCGGTCCCTTTGAGACTTATTTTGTAGCTAGGAAGCCTATGACCACACATGTGATCCTGTACGTTTACGAACCACCACTGGTGTCTCTTGCTGCTGTAAGAAGCTAAGAGTAGAGTTTGGACAGTggggtgacttttccatggcgcATCCGATCACGTCTGATCACGGGTTGGGAAACGCTGCTCTAAAGGAAAGGTGAGAGTGAAGGAATGTCACAGAAAACATTCAGATAACCAATGCACAGAAAGCAAGCACTTTTCAGTGGATAGGATGCTCTAGAGAGCAAGAAGTCATGATATgatgctcacagactgaggaataACATTAGGTAATATTTCTGCATACAAATGGTAGTGATGCATGGAAAAGTATCCCTATGGAGTTCTAAACAATAAATgcattcaagaaggcatggaatAAAAACAGGATCACTGTTTGCAAGAAAATGAAGGTAAAATCAGAGACAAATGTTATGTACCGTACTGCATCAGGAAAGGAAATTAGTCAGACTGAATGGGccttacagtccttatctgccTTAAGTTTcctctttttaatttgttttattgcatAGCATCATAGGTACAAACATTTGCAAAAATACCCACATTATGTACCTTCAGAAGTTTACTGTTTAATCCCAACACAGTCCCAcaccttcctccctcacactcatTTCTATATTTATTACTGATGTCCGTAATTACAGGCCCATCATGTCCTTTTCTTGAACACTGGCACCTTCCAGGAAGGAGCATAAACAAGCAAATATTACAGAAACCGTTTTGTCAGTGCAGGCGCTCTCTCCACCACAAAATAAACTTCAGAATGGGACACACCCCCGGCGAGAATGGGGCGGGGAGGGCATCATGAGGAGTGTTATATGTGCTCACAGCTGTAGTCAGAGTCTCAggtaaggggagagagagagacagagacccaGTACAAGAGGAAGAGACACAAAACGAGAAAGATGGCACCACAAGCAGCGTTCGCAGTCTTTTTCCTCCTCATCAGAGTTTCCCGTAAGTTAACCTGTTACCTTGTCTCTCGTGCCGCCAGTGCTGAGAAAACCGACCTGCCTCTTCGTCACAGATTCAGCACAAAATGGCAGGAGAGGCTTAATTTCACAGCCTTCCCAACAAGTCTCTGGGTATCTCATCCTAGTACTCCCTAGCAGAGGGGCATCTCTATGGCTTACTGCCCACAGGCCATCCCCAATGTCttaaattattctttatttttacatAGTGCCAGCAAggataaacatttttatatagtgCTGACAGTGTGCACGAGATATATTTAACTTTTATATAGCACTGACAGCTTGTGTACTGCTTTATgagttaaatttattttatttttacattgcaCTGGCAGCTTCTGTATCACTACATGTTGCTCCTTGCTCTGCTCATTGTACTGCTATGTTGCTTATACAGTGTCCAAGCTGCAGGTGACGACTTCAGCATCCCCAGTGGAAGCTAAGGTGGGGGATGAGGTGCTGCTGACATGTCTCATGACTGTGAACCCGCCGCCTCTGGACCTGAAGCAGCTGATGATCCAGTGGTTCCACCGTGGGAAAATGCTGGTGGAATATGACAATGAACTAACCATCCAGGATCCTGATATCCAAGTGTCAGAGGAGGAGCTTCAGAAAGGAAATTTCTCTTTATTCATCCCCAACATTACAGCACAACGGGCTGGGAACTACCGCTGCTATATTTACTACACCTCTGGCACCAGCATGAAAGAGATTGTCCTGAAGGTAGAAGGTAAATGCAGGACTCCTGAATCATTCTCTAAAGTACTATCTGTAGGTCGTGGCTGGGACTGCAGTACTTGTGAGCCCCACCTCCAACCTGCACTCCCTACCTAATTCTCTGTAGCAAGAAGCTGAAAGTGCCTAGAACAGCAGTAGCAGTGAACTCTCTCACAGTCGGTGTACCTGCTCTACTTCCTACAAGGGTACCTGCTGGGAGGAACTGGGGTAGTAAAAAGCTGTGAGCACAAGGGCAGCCAGTGCTCCTTACAGCACTCCCCTCTGCTGGGGCTCCTGCACTATTCCCTATGGCTAACAAACCAGCAGCCAGCATATTTGCACTATTCACTACAGCATGCCCTGCCGAGTAAGTCTGGGACTGTAGGAGTTGTGAGGTCCCTAACAGCTTGCCTCATTCCTCACAGCATCTCCTGCTGGGGGAGGCTGAAACTGCATGAGTTCTGAACACCGCCCCCCCCTTATCAGTCACAGTCAATAAGATCCCTTCATttgcattctgttttctttttgtagacCCATCAaaggtggaggagaaggaagagcatGATGTCTGTCCAAAAGACTCCAGCCCTGAAGTTTTAAAGAAGGTGGATGATGTGCTGGAAAAACTGAAAACCCTTACCGGTGAAATGCAGAAATGCCTCTGCAGGCAGTAGGCAAAAGAGAGACCCAATtaagcagccaggggacagaaggtGCCTTCTCACTGAGCAGCTCGTAGGGGAGTACAGACCTACAACTTTTGCTTCattttgggatttatttttttcattttttttcaggggGAGGTTCATTTTGTTccctgttttttaaatttcagcccctgctaaaatggaaaaaaaaatcaaataaaactttGTGCACTttttttggagtttcattttgaaaatgacactaAACCCATATTGatgttttcaaaacagcagccCATCCATAGCAGCTGGAGGAAAGAGGAGCAAAGAAATGCATAGGTGGAAGTTTTATAAAAAGTAGGTGGAATTGGAGCATCACAGCACTGCACATGGATGAGGGGCTGGGGGAAGGTGCTTGTTCAGCCTGACAGTGACATGGAGAAATGTTAAGATTCAGGATTTTATGGGGAAGTTCATGGGGAAATTGTGGTgttagaaaattctgcagcacATTTGAACATACTTAATACCTACTGCATGTAAAGTATCATATAtaaaaatattgtattttaaaacaaataaagtaTTTCCAacctttgttttgtgtgtgtacatAATCTCCCTTGTTCTTAACTAAAGCTACAGGCTTGTAGACAGCCCATCTAGGCTACTGCAGTTGGCATTCAGTAAAATTTCTGAAAATTCATAGGACCAATGCACAAGTATTTGGCACTCTATCTGAACCTTCGGTCATGCACCCTCAACCACAACTTACCTattggcggcagctccagcacagtgctcccttctttggcagtattggctttcCCTCTCTGGGCCttttgctggtgggattttgcaaCCCCAAAATTTTGGCACTGGTCTTGGGTGTCACTGGGCATAGGCACACAAGGCTCATGCCCCTTTCATCTGCTGGTGGGTGTTCCTAATCTAAAACAGCTCTTCTGTTTACTGCTCCCCCTCCAAGCAGCCTGTACCCTTGTTTCAACAGAGGGGAGGGGCAGATGGACATAGTCATCCCAGAACTCTACTCAGCTTGTTACACAATCCCAGTTCAGAGAACATCACTGGAGGGGTAGCACAGGATGGCAGAATGGACATAGGGCGGTCTT
This genomic interval carries:
- the LOC115094245 gene encoding butyrophilin subfamily 2 member A2-like — translated: MAPQAAFAVFFLLIRVSLSKLQVTTSASPVEAKVGDEVLLTCLMTVNPPPLDLKQLMIQWFHRGKMLVEYDNELTIQDPDIQVSEEELQKGNFSLFIPNITAQRAGNYRCYIYYTSGTSMKEIVLKVEDPSKVEEKEEHDVCPKDSSPEVLKKVDDVLEKLKTLTGEMQKCLCRQ